The Streptomyces durmitorensis genome contains the following window.
AGCGCCCCGAGCAGTTCCTCGCACCAGCCGTCGCCGCGCCGCAGGACGTACGGCTCCTGGACCAGATCGCGGGCCACCGCCTCGCCGCGCCGCTCCGTGTCCAGGTTGGCGAGGCCGTGTTCGTAGGGCAGGGGGCGCGGGTTGCCGTCGGCGTCAGGCCGCAGCCAGTCGTAGAAGCGCAGGCTGTAGAGGTACGGGGTCGCGCTGATCTCCAGTACGAGGTTGCCTGCGCCGCTCGCGTGCGGGGTGCCCGCCGGGATCATGAAGAGCCTGCCCTGTTCGGCCGGGAACGTCATGACGTGGTCCGCGGGCTCCATCGGTACCCCGTCGTGCGCCGCTTCCTCGACCTCCTTGCGGAAGAGAGCGAGGTCGGCGTCCTCGCGCAGGCCGAGGTAGACGCGCGTGTCCGCGCTGCCGAGGGTCATGTAGTACGTCTCGTGCTGCGTGTAGTGCCAGCCGAACCGCTCCCGCATGTACGGCTCCTTGGGGTGGCAGTGCACCGACAGATTGCCGCCGCCCACGGTGTCCAGATAGTCGAAGCGGATCGGGAAGGACGTGCCGAAGCGGGCGTGCGACTCCGGTCCGAGCACCTCGTCGGGGTGCAGGACGCACAGGAGCTGGAAGGGCACCTCCGCCTGGGCATCGGGGCCGTGTCCGATGAGGATGCCCGCTTCGGGGGCGATGAGTTCGTAGCCGAGGGCGGTGTTGCGTGCGCCGGGGCCGAAGCCGAGCACTCGCTGACCCCAATGCCCGCCCCAGGGCGTGGAGTTGAAGAAGGGCCGGGTGCGGACGGGGCGCCGCGCGAGAGCGGCGTAGCTCGCCCGCAGTCCGTCGCCGTCCAGGAAGACGGGCCGCCCGGGGTCCTGCACGTCCACCCAGCCGTCCAGTTGGCCGACGACCGCGTCACGGTGGCGGTCGAGCATCGGCCAGTCCACGTAGAAGAGCCGCTTCAACTCGGCCCGCTCACCGGGCAGTCCGAGGTTCTCCGCCTCACCGGCCGTCACGGCGGACTCCGCGTACCGCTTGGGCAGATCGGCGTACCAGAGCACGTCGTGCAGGACCAGCGAGGCGCCGGGGCCGTAGACGAGCAGCAGACCCTCCAGGTCGCCGTCGTCCCGCGGGAGTTCGTCGAACAGGTCGGACAGGGGGTTCTCGGCGAGCTTGCAGTAGTAGGGATCGTCGGCGTCCGGGGCGCTCATGGTGCGGCGCCGCACCACGGCGGGGGACGCGTAGCGCGTACGGATGTCGAGGGCGCGTACGGGCAGGGAGCAGGCGGCGGTGAGCCGGGCGGCGGTGGTCTGCCAGTCGGCGGCCGGTGGCCCTTCGATCGCCACGACTGCGGGCTCGGACGGCAGTTGGGCGGCGACGGCCTCCCAGCCGTCGGCCAGTACGGTCCCCGGTGCCGGGGGGTAACGCGGGTCGAGCCGGTACACGCGTGCTCCTTCGTGCGGTGGTTCTTCACGGGGGGATTCAGAGACGACGTACGAACAGCACCGCGGTCGTGCCGAGGGCGGGGATGTCGACGGTCACCAGGCCGTCGGACAGGGGCAGTTCACCGCCGGTCGACCCCAGGTAGTCCGCGCTGTGGGCTGCCGCGACCGGGAAGTGGACCCGCACCGGGCAGGCCACGGGCTCCTGGGCGAAGGACTGGAGCCGGAGCAGGACATCGCCCGGCCCCGGCGCCGTGACACCGACCAGGCGGATCCGCTCGTCCCCGAGGTCGGCGAAGGAGTACGACGTCCGCCCGCCGCCCTCCGCTCCCCTGGCCCGCACGGCCCGCAGCGGGCGGCTCCAGGCCGCGGCCGTCCGGGGGCCGAGCCCGTCGGCGGTGGGGCCGCAGGCCAGGCTGTAGCGGTAGGTGAACTCGAAGCCCTGCTGGCTCGGGAAGTTGGTGTCCCACAGGTTGTTGTGGATCCAGGAGAAGACGGTGGCGGGCTCGTCGTGTCCCATCGTCCTGGGGAACGGCGCGTACGGCAGCGCGATGTTGCCGAACTGCACCAGGGGCGCGTCCTGCGTGGACCAGGCCACCGCGAGTGACGCGTCGGCGAGGGTCACCCAGCGGCGTACGGCCCGCATGTGCAGCGCCGAACCCGGCACCACGGGCAGGGAGGTGCCGGTCACGCCGCCGGATGCCTCCATCCGGACGACCGGCTCGTCGAAGGCGAAGGGGAACGCGAAGTAGGCGCTCTCCTTGCGCGGCGTCGCGTCCTTGTCGATGCGGTTCTCGATGTCGAGGCGGGGCACGCCCACGGGCAGGGTGAGGGTGGTGCGCAGCCGGTTGGCCCCGGCCGGGCGGGTCTCGTACGTGATCGATTCGGCCGTCGCGGTGGAGGTGCGGGCGATGAGCGCGGCGGGCGGGGCGACGGCGCGGCTCCCGAGGTGTTCGAGACGGTCGGAGGCCGTCGTGCGGCTGGAGTTGTGGTTGAAGGCTCCCGCGGTGGTGTAGCTGTCGTGGATGTAGCCGTTGAAGCCGACGGTCGCGTCGGGGCGGACGAGTTCGCGCCCTGTCGCCTTGTCGATGACGGAGGCGATGCACGCGTGCGCAAGGTCCACGCGTACGGCGAGGTGCTCGTTCTCCAGGAGCGTCGGTTCAGGGCGTGCGAGCGCCGCGGCGGCGGTCCGCGCCGGGTCATCGCGTTCGGTGCCCCCGGTGGGGTTCCAGCCGGTGGCGGCCTTCACGACCGGGGCCGCCGAACAGTCGGCGGTCCGCGCGGCGTCTGCGGTGATGTCCAGGCGCACCGAACCAGCGGGCGGCACCTCGGCCACGCGCACCGCCAGGAACCGTCCGGCGTCCCGGTGGTCGTCGTTGGTCTGCGGCTGCTCCTCGTGGGCGAGCCGCCGTCCGTCGCGGGCATCGTGCACGGCCACCGGCTGTTCCAGCGGCACGCTGCTCTCCGGCAGGAAGACGCGTACGACGTCCGTGCGCGGCCAGGAGCAGGTGTTGAGCACGTGGTACGTCGCCGCGGCGCCCGGCGTCGCCGCGAGCCGCTGCCCGAGCCGGGCGCTCGCCCTGCCCAGGAGCGCGTTCCCGTCGTCGTACGCGCGCATCGCCTGCCCGTACTTCCAGTGCCACTGGTGTTCTCCGGAGTGGCCGCCCTCGTCGCCGTGGGTCCACGGGTCGCCGGCGCCCCAGGTGTGCTCGTCGAAGAGCGACACCGCCTCGTAGACCCCGGCGGCGTCCGCACTGTCGTCCTCGGCCCCCGTGGCGCCGAGGATGCCTGCGAACGTGCCGATGGTCTGGGCGTCGGCGACCACGGACTGGGCGGTGCGGGCCAGGGAGAGCGGCCGCGCACCGGAACCGACTCCGTCGACCCACCAGTCGGTCCAGTCGCCCTCGAAGGTCTGTATCGCGTCGCCGATCCTGGCCTCGGCGTCGGTGAAGAAGTCCTCGTTGCGCGAGAGCCGCAGCTGGGGGTGGGCCCAGGTCTCGTTCCAGCGGCGTACGGTGTCGGCGATGATGCGGCGGGGCGGCGCGTTGTCACCGAACTTGCCCTGCACGCGCAGGTGGAGGACGTCCCAGGGGTAGGGCTCGCGCTTGATCTCGGCCTGGTCCATGGCCCAGCCGAAGATGCCGCCGCGGTAGGGGTAGGGGTTCGTGGCCAGGGAGGTCAGATAGGCGGGCAGCAGGTCGTCGACGTCCGCGTAGTTGGTGTCGAAGCCGAGCAGCGGGCCTTCCATGTAGGCGAGGCCGTGCGGGGTGTCGGTGACCCAGACGAGGACGCTGTTGCCGCTGGGGGCGCGCCAGCGGAAGAGGCGGGGCAGCTTCTCGCCGCCGACCAGATGGGGCACGGAGCGTCCGGCCCAATTGTGCGCGACGGAGAGGTACTTGACCCCGGCGGCGGACAAGGCGTCGACCAGGCCGACGACCGCGCCCGGCACGTCGGTCTGCATGGCGGAGGTGAACGTGACGCCGTGCCGGTCGCGCACGTCGTGGGCGAGGCGGAGCAGTTCGTGCAGTTCGTCCGTGGAGCAGGTCTCGGTGTGCAGGTTGAACGGCAGGGCGGTCAGTTCGATGCGTCCCTCGCGCACGCGGCGTACGAACTCCTCGACCTGCTCGGCGGGCCGGGCGTCCGCCCACTGCTGGAACGACCACAACGACTCGACGCACCAACGGAATTGGGACTCGGCAGGCCAGTCGTCGGTGGCCCGGGTCAGCTCCAGACAGGAGTCGAGGAAGGAGAGGTGTTCGGCCAGGACGTGGCCCTGGGGGTCGGTGTAGCCGATGTCGAGGTGGGAGTGGTGGACCAGGTGGAGGGTCCACCGGCGCTGCGGGGTGAGCCGGATGTCGATGCCGTCAGCGGTGTCCGGCAGGCAGACGGTGAGACGGGTCTCGGTGTCGACGGCGGGCACCATGAGGCGTACGGAGCCGCCGGGGCCGGGGAGCCGCTCGACGGGCAGCGCGGTCCCTGACTCGGTACGGACGGTGAACTCGGCAGGCAGGACGGACCCGTTGACCGCCTCGATCCGCAGCGACTGCGTGAGACCGTCGCCGCCCGCGGCCCTGCGCAGGAGCGGTTCCTCCGTGAGCCGCAGGGCGCTGCCGCCGAGGCTTCCCTCCGCGGTGATGACAGAGGAGCGCAGGCTGTCGCGTATCCGGTCGTTGTCCCAGTCGGTGGTGCGGACGAGGGCCCGTGTCGTCATGCGGTTCTCTCCCGGAGGGTGGTCGGGTCGGCGGTCTCAGCGGGCGGATGCGGTGACGCCGCGCAGGAACAGGCCGCGGAACACCAGGAAGAGGAGGAGCGTGGGCGCGGAGACGATCAGCGCGCCGGCCAGGATGACGGGCGGTCCCGTCGAGGAGTAGGCGTTGTTGAGGGTGGTCAGGGCGGCCATCACCGGCTGGACGTCGGGGCTGCGGCTGAGCGTGATGCCCAGGAGCAGGTCGTTCCAGACGGCCGTGAACTGGAAGATGAAGGCCGCGGCGAGCCCCGCCTTCATCAGCGGGACGTGGATGCGCCAGAAGATCCGCCGGAAGGACGCGCCGTCGATGAGCGCCGCCTCGGTCAACTCGGGTGGCATGGTGGTCATCTGATTGCGGATCAGGAAGAACGCGAACGGCACCGCCCACGCCGCGTAGATCAGCATGAGCCCGAGCCGCGTGTCGTAGAGGTTGGCGTCCGCGTACAGGCCGAAGAGCGGCGCGAGGAACATCTGGAGCGGGAAGAGCGTGCCGGAGTAGATCAGCCAGAACCAGAAGGCGGGCCTGGGGATCGGCAGGACCACGACGGCGAAGGCCGCCATGGCCGCGATGAGCACCGCGGCGAGTCCGCACACCACGGCGTAGAGCAGCGAGGCCTGGAAGCTGTCGCCGATGCCCGCCACGTTCCAGGCGGTCCTGAGGTTCTCGACGAGGTCGAAGCCCTGGACGGTCCATTCGGGCTTGCCGGTGTACTCGGCGGCGGGCGTCAGCGCGTTGACCACGAGGAGGTAGAGCGGGATCAGCCAGAGCAGCACGCATCCGGCGATGAAGAGATGGCGCACGGTGCGACCCATGAGGTGCCTCCTCAGGCCTTGGCGTTGGCGGTGCGGGCGTCGGCCTCGGGCATCTGGCGGCGCAGGTACATCCAGGAGGAGGCGACGACGATCACCGAGAGGACGAGCGCGATCGCCGAGCCGTAGCCGATGTGGAAGAGCCGGAACGCCTCGCGGTACATGCTCAGGGCAAGGGTCTCGGAGGAGCGGGAGGGGCCTCCCTTGGTGAGGATCCAGATCATGTCGAACGCCTTGAGGCTGTTCACGATGGCCATCCCGACCACGACGACGGTCACGGCCCGCAGCTGGGGCAGCGTGATGTACCGGAACATCCGCCAGCCGCTCGCGCCGTCCAACTGGGCTGCTTCGACGGTGTCTTGAGGGATGGCGCGAAGTCCGATCGCGAAGAGGACGACATTGAGCCCGGTGGCCTGCCAGGTACTGGCGACGATCATCGAGAGCGTGTTCTGCGGCCACTCCAGGAGCCAGGTCTGCGCCCACGAGTCGAGGCCGACCCCGCGGAGCACCTGATTGACCGCGCCGTCGGAGGTCAGCATGAAGTTCCACAGGACGGCGGTGGCCGCGGCGGAGATCGCGTACGGCAGCACGATCACCAGCTGGGCGATGCCGCCGAACCGCGTCCGGTGCGTGGCGACGGCGATGAGAAGACCGGCGAGTACGGGCAGGAGCAGGGTCCCCGCCACCCACATCAGGGTGTTGAGCAGCGACCGGCCGAAGATCGGGTCGTCGGCGAGGCGCGCGTAGTTGTCGAAGCCGGTGAAGGTGCTGGTGAAGCCGTTGTCCTCGAAGAAGCTGTCGTAGACGCTGCGGAAGAACGGATAGACGAGGAGTACGCCGACGAACGCGAAGGCGGGCAGCGCCCAGGGCAGGGCGGCGAGCGGTCCGCCGAGCCTGCCGTTGCCGCGGGCGGCGCGGGCGGCCTGGTGCGGGGTGCGGGTCGGGACCCGGCGGCGCACGCGCACGGGCTTCGCGGCCCGCTGGGCGGGGGTGACGATCTCGGTCATGTCTCCTCCGCCTCCCGCCATACCTGCGTCATGTCTCCTCCGCCTCCCGCCATACCTGCCACGCCTCGTCCGCGCGGTCCTGCATGGTCCGCAGCGTCCCGCGGGCCGACGACGGGTCCAGCAGGAACCCGGCGAGATCGTCGACGGTCGCCTCGACCAGTTCGGGCGGCCCCTGCTCCCAGAAGCGGTTGAGCAGCCAGAGCCGCTCGCCGCGGACCTTCTTCGCGAGCCCGGCGATCATCGGGTTCGGGGGCTCGACCTTCGGGTTGGGGCAGCCGTCCTGGAGGCTGTGCGAGAAGGCCTTCATCACGGCGGGCTCCAGCCAGTGGCCCGCCGCCTCCAACGCCTCTGCCCGGTCGGGCCCTTTGACGGTGGAGACGAGGGCGCTGGACTCGAAGATGACGCAGGGGCGGGCCTTCGGGTCCGCCATGGGCAGCACGAAGGCACCGAGGTTCTTGCCGGGCTTTCCGCCCGCGCCGACCAGGGTCGAGCCGAGCCAGGTGCCGCAGGGGACCATCCCGACCTTGCCGTGGACGAGGGCAGCGGCGGCGTCGGCGTGGCTCATGTCCATGGAGGTGAACCAGTCCTTGTCGAAGAAGGACTCCAGGGTGCGCAGGGCACGTTCGGCGCGCGGGTCGGTGTATCGCTCCCGGCCGTTCATCAAGTCCTCGTAGAACTGGGGGTCCTGGCGGCTGAGGACCTCCTGGAACCAGATGAACGCGGGCCAGCGATCGGCCGCCGAGCCGTGCAGCGGGGTGATCCCGCTCTCCTTGAGCCGCGCACTGACGGCGAGGAAGTCGGCCCAGGTCTCGGGGACTTGGAGGCGGTGCTCCTCGAACACCTCGATGTTGTAGAAGAACACCCAGTACGCGAGGTTCATCGGCAGGGCGTGGACCCGGCCCCGGTAGGTGAACGCGTCCCGCAACGAGGCGTCGACCCATCCCTTCGCGACGGCGCTGTCCCACTGCCGGGTGAGGTCGACGATGCCGCCGGTGCGGGCGAGGTCCTGGAGCCGGTAGCCCGACCAGTACTTGAGCATGTCCGGTGTCTTGCTGGTGCGCAGCGAGGACTTGACGACCTGCTCGAACGACTCCAGGGACGGATTGACCTCCGGTACGAGCCGCAGGCCCGCCACGGACTTCATCGCCGCCCCCGCTGCGGCCATCGGCTTCTCCCAGGCGGCACTGTCACCGAGCACGCCGACCCTGCCGGGAGGCTGGCCGCTCGCGGTTCCGCAGGCCGTGGCGAACGCTCCCGCGGCGGCCGCGGCGAGGAGGGTGCGGCGGTCCAGCGGGGTGCCCGGGGCGGGATGAAGGCGGTGACGACTACCTGACATGGGTGGCTCCCCCAGGTGTGTGTCGGCCCGGTGTTAGCGTTAACACGGGCGTGATGGAGCTTCTCTACGCCGGGATGGGATGTCAATGGTTCGCGCAGCGCGCACGACGCCCCGGGCCTGACCCACCGGTCCGCCGACGCCGCCCCGCGAAGGCCTCGATAGCCTCTGACCATGGCCGACACGAACTCCGCCGCCTACGAGGCGCACTTCACCCGCAGCCCCGCCCAGCTCTTCGGTGGCGCGGGCTGGAAGCGGCTGACCGCGTTCCGGGTCGACGGGACCGGCGTGCTGCTCGGAGGCGCTCCGGCCCGCTACCACACGCAGACCGCCCTGGTGCCGTGGCAGGACATCACGGCGCTCGTGACGTGGCGGCAGCAGATGACGGGCTCGGCGATGAACTACATCGGCGTCCGGCGCCGCCCCGGAGCGCCGCTCCTGCCCGGCCCCAATTCGGCGCTCACCCCGGAGAAGACGGCCGGTCTTGCCCCGCAGGTCGACCACGAACTCTTCCTGGCGAGCCGCGCGGTCAACCTCTGGCGCCTCGACCCGCAGGCCCTGCGGACCGCCGTCCAGGCATTCGCCCCCAACATGCCGATCCTGGACGCCGGTTGAGCCACCCGTCGGCCCTCTAGACGGGCACGGAGTCCTGAGCGGCGGGCTCCGGCAGCTCCCGGGTGCCCGGCACAGGCGAAGGGAGCAGCCACAGCACCGCGAGGACCGCTCCGGCCGTGCCGATCCAGAGCGTCGGGCGCAGCCCGATGGCCGAGCCGAGAAAGCCCCCGAGCAGGGCGCCCAGGGGGCGGAAGCCGTGGTTCAGGGTGCGGAAGGCGCCCATCACCCGCGAGCGGATGGCCTGCGGGATCAGCACCATCTGGAGCGACGCGGAGGCGATGTCGATGACCATCACCCCGACGCAGCTGAGGAATTCGGCGACGAAGAGCGTGGCGACGATCAGCGGCAGCGGACCGTCGGCGAGCGGCACGAGCACCAGGGGCAGGGTGAATCCCACGGAACCGCAGAGGATCGAGGGTCCGATGCCGAAGCGGCGCACGATCCTTCCGCTGCACGCCGCGCCGATCAGACCGCCGACGGCGCCGGCGCTCAGGATCGCACCGAGAACGCCCGCGCCCAGGCCGAGTTCGACCGTCACGTACAGCACGAAGAGCGTGTGGAACATGTAGTTGAAGAACTGGATCGTCCCGGACCACGCGAACAGCGCCCGCATCGACGGCTCCTTGACCACCCACCGCAGGCCTGCCGTGAAGTGCCCCTTGCCCACGGGTTCGGGCACGGGCTCGACCGGTTCGATCCGCGCGAGGAAGTGGGCCGAGACGAGATAGGTGAAGGCGTCGGCGAGCAGGGCGAAGGGGGCGGTGAGGATCTGCACGAGGAGCCCGCCGGCCCCGGGGCCCGCGAGCCAGGACATCGAACGGCTGCCGCTGACCAGCGAGTTGGCCTGCACATAGCGTTCGGGGGGCACCAGCGCCACGAACAAGGTGTTGTTGCAGACGTCGAAGAGCACGGTCAGCGCACCGATCGCGAACGCCGTCGCGTAGAGCTGCCCGAGCGTGAGGACGTCGAGCAGGTATGCGACCGGAAGGGTCACGAGCAGCGCCGCGCGGGCGAGATCGGCGGCGATCATGGCGCGCCGCCGCCGGGCCTGCCGGTCGGCCCACGCGCCCAGCGGGAGATTGAGGAGCAGCGTGGGCAGCAGCTCGGCCGCCTTGAGCCAGCCCATCTCGGCGGCGTCGGCGCCCAGGACGAGCACGGCGGCGAGCGGGATGGCGATCAGCGAGATCTCGCTGCCGACGAGGGAGACGGTCTGCCCGGTCCAGTAGCTCCGGAAGGTCCGCTCACGCAGGAGGCCGGGTATGCGCTCCGCGAGCTTCACCGGTCGGCGTCCGCGTCGCCGTCGGGGACTTCGTCAGGAATCTCCTGGTCCACGAAGGCGATGCGCAGCACGCTGACACGCCGCGCTCCTTCGGGGCGCAGGGACGGGTCGATGTTGCGGTCCTCGTAGGGACGCAGCAGGTCGTTCATCCGCTCGCCGATGCCGGCCAGCTCCTCCGGGGTGAGGTGGATGAACGTGTCGCCGAACTGCTCCGCCTCCTGCCAGGCGCGCGGCAGGAGGTGCCGCTTCTCCTTGGCCCGGACGACACGCTCGAAGTACCGCTCGGCGACGGCGGTGTTCAGCGCGTCCGACGCCTCGGCGACGGACGGGTCCTCGCTGTAGCCGGGCCAGTCGGTGAACTGGGCGGTCGCCCGCCACGGCTTCTCGCGCCCCCGGCCGCCTGGCGCCTCCTCGACGAGCCCGTACTTCGCGAGCATCCGCAGGTGGTACGAGCAGCTGGCCACGGACTCGCCGGTCAGCTCGGCCGCACGTGTGGCCGTGAATGGCCCGCTCCTCCGCAGCAGGCCGACCAGGGCCATGCGCGTGGGGTGGGCGTAGGCGCGCAGGGCGCGGGGGTCGGTGAGGCGGATGCTGCGGGGCGGCGTGCCGTCCGGGGAGGCGGTTTCAGAGGTCTCCGACATGATGTAAAGATATCTTTAGAAAGATTCCTTTACAAGGCTCCCCTTCAGGCCCGAACTGAGTGGCGGCCCCCCGTCCACGCGGCGACCATCGAGGGAAACCGGAGGAAGGGTTCGCTCGATGGCCAAGGACAAGAACAAGGACAAGAAGAAGGAAAAGGGCAGCAAGAAATCCGGCAAGGCCCCCGCCCCGCTCCGCGAGCTGCTGCGGATCCCCGAGGGCGAGCGCGTCGACCTCTCCCAGTACGCCGCCGACGCGACCCCGGCGGGACCGCCGGACAAGGCCACCGGGGTCCTGGCCACCGCACGGATGGGCGAACGCCTGGCCGACCTCCAGGAGCGGCTCTACGCGGCGAGCACCGCGGGCGACCGCCGTCGCGTCCTCCTCGTGCTCCAGGGCATGGACACCAGCGGCAAGGGAGGCACGGTCAAGCACGTCATCGGCCCGTTCAACCCCTCCGGCTGCCGCATCAAGGCCTTCAAGACGCCGACGCCCGAGGAGCGGAGCCATCCCTTCCTCTGGCGCATCATGCGGGCCCTGCCGCTACCCGGCGAGATCGGCATCTTCGACCGCTCGCACTACGAGGACGTCCTCATCGCCCGCGTCCACGAACTGGCCCCCCGCCGACAGCTCGGCCGCCGCTACGGCCAGATCAACCGCTTCGAGCAGAGCCTCACCGACGACGGCGTCACCGTCATCAAGTGCTTCCTGCACATCAGTTACGAACAACAGCGGCGCCGCCTGCTCGAACGCCTCGACAACCCGGACAAGCACTGGAAGTTCAACCCGGGCGACATCGCGGAGCGCGCCCTGTGGCCCGCCTACCAGGAGGCGTACGAGATCGCGCTCGAACGCTGCTCGACGGCGCATGCCCCGTGGTACCTCATCCCGGCGGACCGCAAGTGGTACCGCAACTGGGCGATCAGCAGCCTGCTCCTGGAGCACCTGGACGAGCTGGATCCGCAGTACCCGCGAGGGGACTTCGATGTCGACCTGGCACGGAAGCAGCTCCTGGGCGACGGTGGCGCATAGGTACAAGATCGGACAGAAGTTACCTCTAGGTATGCAGTGACTTAATGCGCCAGTAGCAGTAGAACTCGTTCCCATTCCTACGAGAGTGAGGAACGTCACATGAGTGGCACTACCACGCGCATTACCGATCCAGAGGGCGTCACACGGCGAAGATTCTTAGCAGGAACTGGTTCTATTCTCGGCGCAGTCACCCTCTCCGCTCAGGCCATCCCCGCCGCCGCCCAGGCAGACTCCCAGGCGGCGGCCGGACCCATCGGCGACGGAGCCCGCGTCCCCGTCCTGGTGATCGGCACCGGGTACGGCGGCTCCGTCGCCGCCCTGCGTCTCGCCCAGGCAGGCGTCGACGTCCACATGATCGAGATGGGCATGGCCTGGGACACCCCCGGCTCCGACGGCAAGATCTTCGCCCACACGACCTCGCCCGACGGCCGTTCCTACTGGCTGCGCACCAGGACCAAACAGCCCCTGAGCAACTTCCTCGGCTTCCCGATCGACAAGGACATCCCCCGCTACACCGGGATCCTCGACGCCGAGGAGATGGGCGGGATCATCGTCTACCAGGGCCGCGGCGTCGGCGGCGGCTCACTGGTCAACGGCGGCATGGCGGTCACGCCCAAGCGCGAGAACTTCGGCGCCATCCTCCCGTCGGTCAACGCCGACGAGATGTACTCCACGTACTACCCGCGCGCCAACGCCGGTCTCGGCGTCAGCACCATCGACCCGGCCTGGTTCGACAGCGTCGACTGCTACCAGTACTCCCGCGTCGGCCGTAAGCACGCCCAGCGCTCCGGCTTCCCGTTCGTCTTCGTGCCGGGTGTCTACGACTGGGACTACATGAAGCAGGAGGCCGCCGGAACGGTCCCCAAGTCGGCGGTCGCCGGCGAGATCCTCTACGGCAACAACTACGGCAAGAAGTCGCTCCAGAAGACCTACATCGCCAAGGCGAAGGCGACCGGCAAGGTCACCATCTCCCCGCTGCACAAGGTCACCACGGTCTCCCCCGCGTCCGGCGGCGGCTACACCGTCGTCATCGAGCAGCTCAACACCAGCGGCACGACCACCGCCACCAAGTCCGTGACCGCGGACCGGGTGTTCTTCGCGGCCGGCAGCGTCGGCACCAGCAAACTCCTCGTCAAACTGAAAGCCACCGGCGCGCTGCCCCAGCTGAACGGGGAGATCGGCAAGGGCTGGGGCGACAACGGCAACGTCATGTGCGGCCGCGCCAACCACATGTGGGA
Protein-coding sequences here:
- a CDS encoding winged helix-turn-helix domain-containing protein yields the protein MSETSETASPDGTPPRSIRLTDPRALRAYAHPTRMALVGLLRRSGPFTATRAAELTGESVASCSYHLRMLAKYGLVEEAPGGRGREKPWRATAQFTDWPGYSEDPSVAEASDALNTAVAERYFERVVRAKEKRHLLPRAWQEAEQFGDTFIHLTPEELAGIGERMNDLLRPYEDRNIDPSLRPEGARRVSVLRIAFVDQEIPDEVPDGDADADR
- a CDS encoding PPK2 family polyphosphate kinase; the encoded protein is MAKDKNKDKKKEKGSKKSGKAPAPLRELLRIPEGERVDLSQYAADATPAGPPDKATGVLATARMGERLADLQERLYAASTAGDRRRVLLVLQGMDTSGKGGTVKHVIGPFNPSGCRIKAFKTPTPEERSHPFLWRIMRALPLPGEIGIFDRSHYEDVLIARVHELAPRRQLGRRYGQINRFEQSLTDDGVTVIKCFLHISYEQQRRRLLERLDNPDKHWKFNPGDIAERALWPAYQEAYEIALERCSTAHAPWYLIPADRKWYRNWAISSLLLEHLDELDPQYPRGDFDVDLARKQLLGDGGA
- a CDS encoding GMC oxidoreductase, with product MSGTTTRITDPEGVTRRRFLAGTGSILGAVTLSAQAIPAAAQADSQAAAGPIGDGARVPVLVIGTGYGGSVAALRLAQAGVDVHMIEMGMAWDTPGSDGKIFAHTTSPDGRSYWLRTRTKQPLSNFLGFPIDKDIPRYTGILDAEEMGGIIVYQGRGVGGGSLVNGGMAVTPKRENFGAILPSVNADEMYSTYYPRANAGLGVSTIDPAWFDSVDCYQYSRVGRKHAQRSGFPFVFVPGVYDWDYMKQEAAGTVPKSAVAGEILYGNNYGKKSLQKTYIAKAKATGKVTISPLHKVTTVSPASGGGYTVVIEQLNTSGTTTATKSVTADRVFFAAGSVGTSKLLVKLKATGALPQLNGEIGKGWGDNGNVMCGRANHMWDATGKVQSAIPTGGIDNWAAGGAFAEVAPLPTGIETYASFYLSITKNPNRASFSWNAAAGKAELNWQTAWKQPSIDAAKTIFDKINSKEGTIYRTDLFGTYKIWGDHLTYHPLGGAVLNKATDNYGRLHGHPGLYVIDGSLIPGNTSVNPFVTITALAERNIEKIIATDL